One Sediminicola sp. YIK13 DNA segment encodes these proteins:
- a CDS encoding DNA-directed RNA polymerase subunit omega, translated as MNMNDLKNSKAPVSTVTINKNEFDANTGNIYEAISIVSKRAIQINSEIKKELLEKLEEFATYSDSLDEVFENKEQIEVSKFYEKLPKPHALAVVEWLEDKIYHRNTEKDV; from the coding sequence ATGAACATGAACGATTTGAAAAACTCTAAGGCTCCCGTTTCTACGGTTACCATTAATAAGAATGAGTTTGACGCTAATACCGGTAATATTTACGAAGCTATTTCCATCGTTTCTAAAAGAGCGATTCAGATCAACTCTGAAATAAAAAAGGAGTTGTTGGAAAAATTAGAAGAGTTTGCTACTTACAGTGATAGCTTGGATGAGGTTTTTGAAAACAAAGAGCAGATCGAAGTTTCTAAATTCTACGAAAAACTTCCAAAGCCACATGCTTTGGCTGTAGTAGAATGGTTGGAAGATAAAATTTACCACAGGAATACAGAAAAAGACGTTTAA
- a CDS encoding glycosyltransferase has protein sequence MELFFSFIVPVYNRPNEIRELLDSLLYQTYTGPFEIVIVEDGSTISSKEVVSAYESQLSITYLEKANSGPGDSRNYGMRHAKGNYFLVLDSDCLLPPEYLDVVHTSLKAEFVDCYGGPDAAHQSFSKVQKAINYAMTSVLTTGGIRGAKKAVDKFQPRSFNMGISKKAFMATGGYGNIHPGEDPDLTIRIWEKGFKTKLIPEAFVYHKRRIDWKKFYVQVNKFGMVRPILNKWHPGTAKITYWFPSFFCLGLLVSFVFAIMGSTFLLLVYGFYFGMVFIDALVKNRDLEIAILTLVAVTIQFYGYGKGFLQVTLKMNATQKEPEDIFPNLFFKTD, from the coding sequence ATGGAGTTGTTTTTTTCCTTTATCGTTCCCGTTTATAACAGGCCAAATGAAATTAGGGAGCTGTTGGATAGTCTATTGTACCAGACGTATACGGGGCCTTTTGAGATAGTAATTGTAGAGGATGGTTCTACGATTAGTTCAAAGGAGGTCGTAAGCGCATACGAATCGCAACTTTCCATTACGTACCTAGAAAAAGCCAACTCTGGCCCAGGGGATTCCAGAAATTATGGAATGCGTCATGCAAAAGGAAATTATTTCTTAGTATTGGATTCTGACTGTCTTCTACCACCAGAATATTTAGATGTAGTCCATACCTCTTTAAAAGCGGAATTTGTTGATTGTTACGGAGGTCCTGATGCTGCCCATCAATCTTTCTCAAAAGTACAAAAGGCCATCAACTATGCCATGACCTCTGTATTGACAACAGGAGGGATTAGGGGCGCCAAAAAAGCCGTTGATAAATTTCAGCCTCGAAGTTTTAATATGGGGATTTCCAAAAAGGCTTTCATGGCTACTGGGGGGTACGGTAACATACACCCTGGAGAAGACCCCGACCTTACCATTCGCATTTGGGAAAAAGGATTTAAGACAAAGCTGATACCTGAAGCTTTTGTATATCATAAGAGACGTATAGATTGGAAGAAGTTTTATGTCCAAGTAAATAAATTTGGGATGGTAAGGCCAATATTAAATAAATGGCATCCTGGAACTGCGAAAATAACATATTGGTTTCCATCATTTTTTTGCCTGGGACTTTTGGTATCTTTTGTATTTGCAATAATGGGAAGTACTTTCTTACTTTTGGTCTATGGCTTCTATTTTGGCATGGTTTTTATCGATGCCTTAGTTAAAAATAGGGATTTGGAAATTGCAATCCTTACTTTGGTAGCGGTGACTATACAATTTTATGGGTATGGAAAGGGTTTTTTACAAGTCACATTAAAAATGAATGCAACTCAAAAAGAACCAGAAGACATTTTTCCAAATCTATTTTTTAAAACAGACTAA
- the coaBC gene encoding bifunctional phosphopantothenoylcysteine decarboxylase/phosphopantothenate--cysteine ligase CoaBC has product MLGGKNILLGITGGIAAYKTTFLVRLLIKAGANVKVILTDSASSFVSPLTLATLSKNPVLSSFVNEEEESVSWNNHVELGLWADLMLIAPATANTLSKMANGTCDNLLLAAYLSAKCPVFFAPAMDLDMYKHPSSLATFEKLQSYGNIMIPATSGELASGLHGEGRMAEPEDILAFLKEYISSGLPLKGKNVLITAGPTYEAIDPVRFIGNHSSGLMGFELAKAAAAKGAEVVLISGPSALNVQNDNISLIRVVSADQMYDEVHAKYGNMDIVICAAAVSDYRPKVVADQKIKKKEDSLTLELVKNKDILLSLGQHKKDQYLVGFALETENELENATGKLAKKNLDAIVLNSLNDTGAGFGKATNKISFIDKNLSIKTFGLKTKAEVALDIMNEIINRLHA; this is encoded by the coding sequence ATGTTGGGCGGTAAAAATATCCTTCTAGGAATTACCGGAGGTATAGCCGCGTATAAAACAACATTTCTTGTTCGTTTACTGATAAAAGCTGGCGCTAATGTTAAAGTGATTTTAACAGATAGCGCCAGCTCTTTTGTTTCTCCATTAACCCTTGCCACCTTATCGAAGAATCCAGTACTTTCATCCTTCGTTAACGAAGAAGAGGAAAGTGTTTCTTGGAACAATCACGTGGAATTGGGACTCTGGGCAGACCTTATGCTCATTGCCCCGGCAACTGCCAATACCTTGTCTAAAATGGCAAATGGCACTTGTGACAACTTGCTTCTTGCTGCTTACTTATCGGCGAAATGTCCGGTTTTCTTTGCCCCCGCAATGGATTTGGACATGTATAAACACCCATCGTCCTTAGCTACCTTTGAGAAATTACAGTCTTATGGTAATATTATGATTCCCGCTACTTCTGGGGAATTGGCAAGTGGGCTGCATGGGGAGGGACGTATGGCTGAACCCGAAGATATTCTTGCTTTTTTAAAGGAATATATATCCAGTGGATTGCCATTGAAAGGAAAAAACGTATTGATTACCGCCGGACCTACCTACGAGGCAATAGACCCTGTTCGGTTTATTGGCAACCATTCATCTGGCCTGATGGGATTTGAACTGGCAAAAGCGGCAGCTGCCAAAGGTGCTGAGGTGGTCTTAATTTCTGGACCTTCTGCTTTAAATGTTCAAAACGACAATATTAGCCTTATACGAGTGGTTTCTGCTGATCAGATGTATGATGAGGTACATGCCAAGTACGGTAATATGGATATTGTTATCTGTGCTGCGGCTGTTTCCGATTATAGGCCTAAAGTAGTTGCGGATCAAAAAATCAAGAAAAAGGAGGATAGCCTCACCTTGGAATTGGTCAAAAACAAGGATATACTACTATCCTTAGGGCAACATAAGAAAGATCAATATTTGGTTGGCTTTGCGCTGGAAACTGAAAATGAGCTCGAAAACGCAACGGGTAAATTGGCCAAGAAAAATCTGGATGCCATAGTCTTGAACTCCTTAAATGATACTGGTGCTGGTTTTGGAAAAGCGACCAATAAAATTTCATTTATAGATAAGAATTTAAGTATTAAAACGTTTGGATTAAAGACCAAGGCAGAGGTAGCGTTGGATATAATGAATGAAATAATCAATAGACTCCATGCATAG
- a CDS encoding type IX secretion system protein PorD, which produces MHRLLLAICCTLLSISLYAQELNCTITINSDQVGQTNQQIFKTLERSLNDFVNKSKWTNKVYKDRERVNARMFITVSEFESNRFKASIQLQSSRPVYNTSYESPVFNYKDNQFNFEYIEFQPLVYNENVFDSNLVGVVSYYVYIILGLDADTFALEGGNEFFRKAQNIVTQAQGSNFTGWSQSTSERTRFELVDNLMSNTFREYRIAMYNYHRKGLDILADNNSTGKQVIAGTMRLMETMVKRRPNAFLIQTFFDAKSEEIKDIFSDGPKMDIVQLKETLTRIAPFYSNTWNEIKY; this is translated from the coding sequence ATGCATAGGCTTTTACTTGCTATTTGTTGTACACTGCTTTCCATTTCATTGTACGCCCAAGAATTAAACTGTACTATTACCATTAATTCAGATCAAGTAGGACAAACCAATCAACAGATATTTAAGACCTTGGAGCGTTCCCTGAACGATTTTGTGAATAAAAGTAAATGGACCAATAAGGTCTATAAGGACCGGGAAAGGGTTAACGCAAGGATGTTCATTACCGTTTCAGAATTTGAATCCAATAGGTTCAAGGCAAGTATTCAATTACAATCTTCAAGGCCGGTATACAATACGTCCTATGAAAGTCCTGTATTCAATTACAAAGACAATCAATTTAATTTCGAATATATAGAGTTCCAGCCCTTGGTATACAATGAAAATGTATTTGATTCCAATTTGGTGGGCGTAGTGTCTTATTACGTTTATATAATACTAGGATTGGATGCCGATACTTTTGCATTGGAGGGAGGAAATGAATTTTTTAGAAAAGCCCAAAATATCGTTACCCAAGCTCAGGGCAGTAATTTTACGGGATGGAGTCAATCAACCAGTGAACGCACACGTTTTGAGTTGGTTGATAATTTGATGTCCAACACCTTTAGGGAATACCGCATCGCCATGTACAATTACCATAGAAAAGGACTAGATATCCTGGCTGATAACAACAGTACAGGGAAACAAGTAATTGCAGGAACTATGCGATTAATGGAAACAATGGTGAAACGACGCCCAAATGCTTTTCTAATCCAAACCTTTTTTGACGCCAAATCTGAGGAGATCAAGGATATCTTTTCCGACGGCCCTAAAATGGACATTGTTCAGCTCAAAGAAACGCTAACAAGAATTGCTCCTTTTTATTCTAATACATGGAATGAAATAAAATATTGA
- a CDS encoding CdaR family protein, with protein MKKTNNGLQKRKVKIFSLFLLCSGLAWFVSNLTERYTSTTSFDLEYINVPDSLLFKGSSKDKLEVKLNCSGFQFLRYNFSPRVVQLDLSYIKKKGSKYYLPQETCVKQIESQLPSSISLVNVDNRDTLYFALYRLYTKSVPVVSRLKIDYAQNYMLDGTLKMEPTEVTLSGPKNEIDTIRNVHTKTATLKDVSNDFSEKLSLIKSVKLLNTKYSANEVSITGKVARFSEKIVDVPVEVINLEPDMQIKTFPNKVSVLCKGKIERLKKVKASDFIVVADFNTVKDTKSSTITLKLANKPEGLFDIKLLEKEVEYILKIE; from the coding sequence ATGAAAAAAACTAACAATGGACTACAAAAACGAAAGGTGAAAATTTTTTCACTCTTCTTATTGTGCTCCGGATTGGCCTGGTTTGTTAGTAACTTAACAGAACGGTATACCAGTACAACATCTTTTGATTTGGAATACATAAATGTTCCCGATAGTCTACTCTTTAAAGGATCTTCCAAAGATAAGCTGGAAGTAAAACTGAATTGCAGCGGATTCCAATTTTTGCGATACAACTTCAGCCCTAGGGTTGTGCAATTGGATCTGTCCTACATCAAGAAAAAGGGATCCAAATATTATTTGCCACAGGAAACATGTGTAAAACAAATTGAGTCCCAGTTGCCATCATCTATTTCCTTGGTCAATGTGGACAACAGGGATACCTTATATTTTGCTCTTTATCGTCTGTATACAAAGTCGGTGCCTGTAGTTTCAAGGTTAAAAATAGACTACGCACAGAATTATATGTTGGATGGTACTTTAAAAATGGAACCTACCGAAGTAACACTTTCAGGACCTAAAAATGAAATTGATACCATTAGGAATGTGCATACAAAAACTGCAACCTTAAAGGACGTCAGCAATGATTTTTCTGAAAAATTATCACTTATTAAATCAGTTAAATTGTTGAACACCAAGTATTCTGCCAATGAAGTTAGTATAACCGGGAAAGTAGCAAGATTTTCGGAAAAAATTGTTGATGTGCCAGTAGAAGTGATAAATCTAGAACCGGATATGCAGATTAAAACATTTCCCAATAAAGTTTCTGTACTGTGTAAGGGTAAAATAGAAAGACTTAAAAAGGTAAAGGCCTCTGACTTTATAGTGGTGGCCGACTTTAATACCGTAAAGGATACAAAATCATCTACGATTACCCTGAAGTTGGCCAATAAGCCAGAAGGGCTTTTCGACATTAAACTTTTGGAAAAGGAAGTAGAATATATCTTAAAAATAGAATGA
- a CDS encoding 5'-nucleotidase C-terminal domain-containing protein, whose amino-acid sequence MNLKIQHFVIIITLGVFISCKQNPPTLIKIEGKQLPVTSKISAVDSIEQFVTPYRNRINEVLDSTLAYATATFSPKDGALNSSAGNFMADIVMSEASPIFKNRTNKEIDFSILNSGGIRAVISKGDVTARNMYQVMPFENTIVVVELTAKSVRDLIAYLIQSRQPHPISGIQIMIDRDGSLTSVNIQGKPFDEDRTYFVATSNYLANGGDNMTFFTNNKGVTETDYLLRNAMIDYIRKTDTIVPFVDDRFIQTK is encoded by the coding sequence ATGAATTTAAAAATACAACATTTTGTTATAATTATAACATTGGGCGTGTTTATCTCCTGTAAACAAAATCCGCCGACCCTTATTAAGATTGAGGGCAAACAATTGCCTGTTACCTCCAAGATTTCGGCAGTAGATTCCATAGAACAGTTTGTAACCCCATATAGGAACCGGATCAACGAAGTATTGGACAGCACTCTGGCTTATGCCACAGCTACATTTAGTCCAAAAGATGGCGCCCTAAATTCCAGTGCCGGTAACTTTATGGCAGACATTGTAATGTCTGAAGCTAGCCCCATTTTTAAAAATAGAACCAACAAAGAAATAGATTTTTCCATTTTGAATAGTGGGGGTATACGTGCGGTAATATCCAAAGGTGACGTGACCGCAAGGAACATGTACCAGGTTATGCCCTTTGAAAATACAATTGTTGTTGTTGAACTTACGGCAAAATCGGTAAGGGATCTTATTGCGTATCTAATACAATCCAGACAGCCACATCCTATATCTGGGATTCAGATTATGATTGATAGAGATGGAAGTTTAACCTCTGTTAATATTCAAGGTAAACCCTTTGATGAGGACCGCACCTACTTTGTGGCCACCTCCAACTACTTGGCCAACGGGGGTGATAATATGACCTTTTTTACAAATAATAAAGGAGTAACAGAAACGGATTATCTCTTAAGAAATGCCATGATCGATTACATTAGGAAGACGGACACCATAGTGCCCTTTGTAGATGATAGATTTATTCAAACAAAGTAA
- a CDS encoding outer membrane protein assembly factor BamD — translation MRQLLSLLVFVVIFSSCSEYQKVLKNEDSSAKYEMAEKLYNAGDFKKANRLLEQIAPKYVGKPQGERVMFFFADSYFKIGDYNLAGYQFERFIKSYPKSEKLQEAAFLGAQSYYELSPKYSLDQTDTDKALVKLQNFINTYPDSEFFERANIMAKELTTKKEKKAIEIVAQYNKISAFDFSFLTPAISGAENFLSDFPGSIYREDALFYKFNASTNFAINSFDSKKAERLQSAKVAYNNLKKYYPESKYLKEADDMLQTINKELENFSK, via the coding sequence ATGAGGCAGCTTTTATCCCTTTTAGTATTTGTAGTTATATTTAGTTCTTGTAGTGAGTACCAGAAAGTGCTTAAGAATGAGGACAGTTCGGCAAAATATGAAATGGCCGAAAAATTATACAATGCAGGAGATTTTAAGAAAGCAAACAGATTGCTGGAGCAGATTGCACCTAAATATGTAGGAAAACCACAGGGAGAACGTGTGATGTTCTTTTTTGCAGATTCTTATTTTAAGATTGGCGACTACAATTTAGCTGGTTATCAGTTTGAAAGATTTATTAAATCTTACCCAAAAAGCGAGAAATTACAGGAGGCAGCCTTTCTTGGAGCTCAAAGTTATTATGAACTTTCTCCGAAATATTCATTGGACCAAACGGATACTGATAAGGCATTGGTGAAACTTCAAAATTTCATCAACACCTATCCCGACTCAGAATTTTTTGAGAGAGCCAATATCATGGCCAAGGAGCTTACCACAAAAAAGGAAAAGAAGGCGATAGAAATTGTTGCACAATATAACAAGATCAGTGCTTTTGATTTTAGTTTTCTTACACCGGCGATTAGTGGTGCGGAAAACTTTTTATCGGATTTTCCCGGATCTATTTATAGGGAAGACGCCTTATTTTACAAATTCAATGCCTCTACCAATTTTGCTATCAATAGTTTTGATTCAAAAAAAGCAGAGCGTTTACAATCGGCTAAGGTGGCCTATAACAATTTAAAAAAGTATTATCCTGAATCAAAATATCTCAAGGAGGCGGATGATATGTTGCAAACGATCAATAAAGAATTAGAAAATTTTTCCAAATAA
- a CDS encoding enoyl-ACP reductase FabI: MSYNLLKGKRGIIFGALDENSIAWKTAERVHAEGGTFVLTNAPIAMRMGQINELAKKTGSEIFPADATSEEDLENLVAKAVEILGGKLDFVLHSIGMSVNVRKGRAYTDEKYDFTAKGWDVSALSFHKVMQTLYKADAMNEWGSIVALTYMAAQRTFPDYNDMADNKAYLESVARSFGYFFGKDKKVRVNTISQSPTPTTAGQGVKGFDGFISYAEKMSPLGNASAQDCADYTVSLFSDLTKKVTMQNLFHDGGFSSTGVSQEVIEQFTK; this comes from the coding sequence ATGTCATACAACTTATTAAAAGGTAAAAGAGGAATTATTTTTGGGGCTTTGGATGAAAATTCAATAGCTTGGAAAACAGCGGAAAGAGTTCATGCTGAGGGTGGTACGTTCGTTTTGACCAACGCACCAATAGCAATGAGAATGGGGCAAATCAATGAACTTGCCAAAAAAACCGGTTCAGAAATTTTTCCTGCAGATGCAACCAGTGAAGAGGATTTGGAAAACTTAGTGGCTAAAGCTGTTGAAATTCTTGGGGGAAAACTCGATTTTGTTTTGCATTCCATTGGGATGTCTGTAAACGTTCGTAAAGGAAGGGCGTATACCGATGAGAAATATGATTTTACCGCAAAAGGTTGGGACGTTTCAGCACTTTCCTTTCATAAAGTAATGCAGACGCTATATAAAGCAGACGCTATGAACGAATGGGGAAGCATTGTAGCCTTGACATATATGGCCGCCCAAAGAACGTTCCCAGATTATAATGATATGGCGGATAACAAAGCATACTTAGAGTCTGTAGCTCGTAGCTTTGGCTATTTCTTTGGAAAGGATAAGAAAGTAAGGGTAAATACTATTTCACAGTCTCCAACGCCTACAACTGCAGGTCAAGGGGTAAAAGGGTTTGATGGCTTTATAAGTTATGCCGAAAAAATGTCACCTTTGGGGAATGCATCAGCCCAGGACTGTGCAGATTATACAGTCTCTTTGTTTTCAGATTTGACAAAAAAAGTAACCATGCAGAATCTTTTTCATGACGGTGGCTTTTCAAGTACAGGCGTAAGTCAAGAAGTTATAGAGCAATTTACGAAGTAG
- the dapA gene encoding 4-hydroxy-tetrahydrodipicolinate synthase, translating to MEQLQGTGVALVTPFRKDFSVDTEALGRIVGFCIDGGIDYLVVLGTTGESVTLSKFEKQLVIDTIVSANAGRLPLVLGVGGNNTAALVEELQQADLREFEAILSVSPYYNKPTQEGIYQHFKALSQASPKPIILYNVPGRTGSNMLPATTLRLAHEFENIVAIKEACGDITQIMQIIKESPKGFMVISGDDITALPTVLAGGAGVISVLGQGTPTELSKMIKLGLAGNVKEAYALHYELMDAMSLIFHEGNPAGIKAMFESLKLSTAVVRLPLMEATSELKVRIDKFLKSLSKVPA from the coding sequence ATGGAACAGTTGCAGGGAACGGGAGTAGCATTGGTCACCCCGTTTAGGAAAGATTTTTCTGTGGATACGGAAGCTTTGGGAAGAATAGTAGGCTTTTGTATCGATGGTGGTATTGATTATTTAGTGGTATTGGGGACAACGGGGGAATCAGTTACCCTTAGTAAATTTGAAAAACAACTGGTGATCGATACGATTGTTTCTGCGAATGCAGGAAGGTTGCCTTTGGTTCTTGGTGTTGGCGGAAACAATACTGCTGCTTTGGTAGAGGAACTTCAACAAGCAGATTTAAGGGAATTTGAAGCGATACTTTCTGTTTCACCTTATTACAACAAACCGACACAAGAAGGAATATACCAACATTTTAAAGCCTTGTCCCAAGCTTCGCCAAAGCCCATTATTTTGTACAATGTGCCAGGGAGAACAGGTAGTAATATGTTGCCGGCAACAACGTTGAGGTTGGCCCATGAGTTTGAAAATATCGTGGCCATCAAGGAGGCCTGTGGTGATATAACCCAGATTATGCAGATTATTAAAGAGAGCCCAAAAGGCTTTATGGTCATTTCAGGAGATGATATTACGGCTTTACCTACAGTACTTGCTGGTGGTGCCGGCGTAATTTCAGTATTGGGGCAGGGTACCCCGACCGAGTTGTCCAAGATGATCAAGTTAGGATTGGCGGGTAATGTTAAGGAGGCTTATGCATTGCATTATGAATTGATGGATGCCATGTCCCTTATCTTTCATGAAGGAAATCCAGCAGGGATTAAGGCCATGTTTGAATCTCTGAAGCTTTCTACCGCGGTAGTCAGGTTACCCCTAATGGAAGCGACTTCTGAACTCAAAGTAAGAATTGATAAATTTCTAAAATCCCTATCAAAAGTACCTGCATAA
- the recN gene encoding DNA repair protein RecN yields the protein MLTTISIKNYALIDHLNVSFTNGFTIITGETGAGKSILLGGLSLVLGKRADLSSLKNKDAKCIVEAEFEIGKYNLAPFFKEKELDYEPKTILRREILPSGKSRAFVNDTPVTLDILSYLGDCLIDVHSQHQTMQMTEDDFQLKVIDALADNSKILDDFGKKRSKYLETEKELKKLLEFQENSTKEHEYNSFLLKELESAPLKIGVQEELEEQYEQLSNVETITEYLSKGNQLLTDEQIGIVTILTELKQISNKLAGFGTQFTSINERIQSVFIEMDDISTELQDFFDKVEANPQLLEQINGKLQLLYDLLKKHNAQDISELIAIKEDLAQKVDATENVGAAIKAKQAQLSAQDKELEAIAVTLRKRREKVVPLLKKQLEEMLASLAMPSATFKIEIHPATTFGKKGKDTLVFLFSANKGTDFGPLKKVASGGELSRIMLTIKSILAKYEQLPTMMFDEIDTGVSGEVSSKMGDIMKEMSQGMQIFSITHLPQVASKGDQHFKVYKEEDNLETHTNMKKLSQEERVAELAEMLGGKAMSDSAIAHARELLN from the coding sequence TTGCTGACTACAATCTCAATTAAAAATTACGCATTAATAGACCATTTAAACGTTTCGTTTACCAATGGCTTCACCATTATTACTGGAGAAACAGGGGCTGGTAAGTCGATCTTATTGGGTGGCCTTTCTTTGGTTTTGGGAAAAAGAGCAGATCTTTCCTCCCTTAAGAACAAGGATGCCAAATGTATAGTAGAGGCGGAATTTGAAATTGGAAAATACAATCTGGCACCTTTTTTCAAGGAAAAAGAGTTGGATTACGAGCCCAAAACCATCTTAAGAAGGGAGATATTGCCCAGTGGTAAATCTAGGGCCTTTGTTAATGATACCCCGGTAACACTGGATATCTTATCCTATTTGGGTGATTGTCTGATAGATGTACATTCCCAGCATCAAACAATGCAGATGACCGAGGACGATTTTCAATTGAAGGTGATCGATGCCCTTGCGGACAATAGTAAGATTTTGGACGATTTCGGAAAGAAACGTTCCAAGTATCTAGAAACTGAAAAGGAACTGAAAAAGTTACTGGAATTTCAGGAAAACAGTACCAAAGAGCACGAATACAATAGCTTTTTGCTAAAGGAATTGGAATCGGCTCCACTGAAGATCGGTGTTCAGGAAGAATTGGAAGAACAGTATGAGCAACTGAGCAATGTGGAGACCATCACAGAATACCTGTCCAAAGGGAACCAATTGCTCACTGACGAACAGATAGGAATAGTTACAATACTTACAGAATTAAAACAGATATCCAATAAATTAGCTGGGTTCGGAACACAGTTTACATCCATTAATGAACGTATACAGTCGGTTTTTATAGAAATGGACGATATCTCTACCGAGCTACAGGACTTTTTTGATAAGGTAGAGGCAAATCCCCAGTTATTGGAACAGATCAACGGAAAGCTTCAATTGTTGTACGATCTGTTGAAAAAACATAACGCCCAGGATATTTCCGAACTGATAGCGATTAAAGAGGACTTGGCCCAAAAGGTAGACGCTACCGAGAATGTAGGCGCCGCCATTAAAGCAAAACAGGCCCAATTATCCGCTCAGGACAAAGAGTTGGAAGCGATAGCTGTAACCCTTAGAAAACGGAGGGAAAAGGTTGTACCTTTACTTAAGAAACAACTAGAGGAAATGTTGGCGTCCTTGGCCATGCCGAGCGCTACCTTTAAAATAGAAATACATCCCGCCACAACCTTTGGCAAAAAAGGAAAGGATACCTTGGTATTTCTCTTTTCAGCCAATAAAGGAACAGATTTCGGTCCATTGAAAAAAGTGGCATCAGGAGGGGAATTGTCTCGGATTATGTTGACTATAAAATCTATATTGGCCAAATACGAACAGTTGCCCACCATGATGTTCGATGAAATTGATACGGGAGTTTCCGGTGAGGTTTCCTCCAAGATGGGCGACATAATGAAAGAAATGAGCCAAGGGATGCAAATTTTTTCCATTACACACTTACCGCAAGTGGCTTCTAAAGGGGATCAGCACTTTAAGGTGTACAAAGAAGAAGATAATTTGGAGACCCATACCAATATGAAAAAATTAAGTCAAGAGGAGCGGGTGGCCGAATTGGCGGAGATGCTGGGAGGAAAGGCCATGTCCGATTCTGCGATTGCACACGCAAGAGAGCTCTTGAATTAA
- a CDS encoding DUF6913 domain-containing protein codes for MFLRAITDKFKQKSGQNFLKRELGKKAKGIDGKKGVTSIGCIVNLDQFDDVQAFYDLALEFSLQPNAVQVIGYKEEYNKNSPYAAPMFTDRDLGWKGEIQNGYAYEFLSKEFDLLINYYTEDKLVLQLMTLHSKARLNVGFGEVDKNLNDLILNTSIKDFTIFKKELKKYLFILNEIK; via the coding sequence ATGTTTTTAAGGGCTATTACCGATAAATTTAAACAGAAGTCTGGTCAAAATTTTCTTAAAAGGGAATTGGGCAAGAAAGCAAAGGGTATAGATGGAAAAAAGGGGGTTACCTCTATAGGTTGTATTGTGAATTTGGACCAGTTTGATGATGTTCAAGCCTTTTACGATTTAGCTCTTGAATTTTCTTTACAACCAAATGCGGTCCAAGTGATTGGTTATAAGGAAGAATACAACAAGAATTCTCCCTATGCCGCACCCATGTTTACAGATAGGGATCTGGGTTGGAAAGGCGAGATACAGAATGGTTATGCCTATGAGTTTTTAAGTAAGGAATTTGATTTGTTGATCAATTATTATACGGAAGATAAGTTGGTGTTGCAATTGATGACATTACATTCCAAAGCTAGATTGAATGTTGGTTTTGGAGAAGTAGATAAAAATTTAAATGATTTAATATTGAATACTTCGATAAAGGACTTTACTATTTTTAAAAAAGAACTTAAAAAGTATTTGTTTATTCTTAACGAAATTAAATGA